From Chryseobacterium salivictor, a single genomic window includes:
- a CDS encoding phosphoenolpyruvate carboxylase produces MLHEEKKEKFHQLVENKFQIYNSLFMSLPYDKMSNIGMLLPFLYEESKAGYEAGKSPEEIVEEFFSKHTELKTEEQKTELLFKIIQYIERQVVLYDSIEDAAFPELHSDRDAGTVLQLHERALQEHQLEATRKKLKDFAIKVVFTAHPTQFYPNAVQRILHDLRTAITNDSVTAIDMLLQQLGKTPFLNQQKPSPLDEALSIIFYLRYVYYDTIGELYKKLKNTFSTSNFTPDQDVIQMGFWPGGDRDGNPFVTAEITKQVARELRLSILKSYYAHLKKVRRRLSFRGVSEVLDGLSDDLYDAIFKEEAAISAGDILSKIEEAEKILIEQHNGLFYNLLEDFKDRVNIFGTHFATLDIRQDSRVHQQVIDEIIEKKSGLNLDEISVEEKLDWILNTNVSLDPNDFEGITKDTLQNVYHIKDIQKKNGQRGMNRYIISNSDHIKDVLNVFALFRFCGYREEEINMDIVPLFETMEGLDAGEQVMKQLYELPVYKKHLERRGNAQTIMLGFSDGTKDGGYLKANWEIYETKEQLTKISDRYGIKVIFFDGRGGPPARGGGKTHDFYASQGKTIANHQIELTVQGQTITSVFGNKDQAKYNFEQLLTAGIENDVFKNAKKDLSEKERTLLEELAEISYKKYSDLKAHPRFVSYLQEMSTLEYYGRTNIGSRPTKRGAGGELKFEDLRAIPFVGSWSQLKQNVPGFFGFGFAMQELKNQGRFDEVKSLYKGSDFFKTLVLNSMMSMNKSYFPLTSYMRKNEKFGEFWTILFDEYNLSKSLMLELTGFQELMEEEPLSQMSVKIREKIVLPLLSIQQYALIKIQKEEGNRDAYEKLVMRSLFGNINASRNSA; encoded by the coding sequence ATGCTACACGAAGAAAAAAAGGAGAAATTCCATCAGTTGGTCGAGAATAAATTCCAAATTTATAACTCCCTCTTTATGAGTTTGCCGTACGATAAAATGTCTAATATCGGTATGCTGCTGCCTTTTCTTTATGAGGAAAGTAAAGCGGGATATGAAGCCGGAAAAAGTCCGGAAGAAATAGTGGAAGAGTTTTTCAGCAAACACACCGAACTGAAAACTGAAGAACAGAAAACCGAACTGCTTTTTAAAATCATTCAATATATTGAAAGACAGGTCGTCCTGTACGACAGTATTGAGGATGCAGCATTTCCGGAACTTCACTCTGACCGGGATGCAGGAACGGTTCTTCAGCTTCATGAGCGGGCGTTGCAGGAGCATCAGTTGGAAGCGACGCGGAAAAAGCTCAAAGATTTTGCGATAAAAGTAGTATTCACAGCACATCCGACCCAGTTTTATCCCAATGCTGTTCAGCGGATTTTACATGATTTGCGGACTGCAATTACGAATGATTCGGTGACTGCTATTGATATGCTTCTGCAGCAATTAGGGAAAACACCTTTTCTTAATCAACAAAAACCAAGTCCTTTAGATGAAGCTTTGAGTATTATTTTTTATCTGCGTTATGTGTATTATGACACGATCGGCGAATTGTATAAAAAATTAAAAAACACCTTCAGCACCAGTAATTTTACACCTGATCAGGATGTGATTCAGATGGGATTCTGGCCCGGCGGCGATCGCGATGGAAATCCTTTCGTTACCGCAGAAATCACGAAACAGGTTGCCCGGGAACTTCGGCTTTCTATTTTGAAATCCTATTACGCGCATCTGAAAAAAGTGAGAAGGAGATTGAGTTTCCGAGGAGTTTCCGAAGTTTTAGATGGATTAAGTGATGATTTGTATGATGCTATTTTTAAAGAAGAAGCAGCGATTTCTGCTGGAGATATTTTATCGAAAATTGAAGAAGCTGAAAAAATTCTGATCGAACAGCATAACGGACTTTTCTATAATCTGTTGGAAGATTTCAAAGACCGCGTGAATATTTTCGGGACGCATTTTGCAACACTGGATATCCGGCAGGACAGCCGCGTTCATCAACAGGTAATCGACGAAATTATTGAAAAAAAATCCGGATTAAATCTTGACGAAATTTCTGTTGAAGAAAAACTCGACTGGATTTTGAATACAAACGTTAGTTTGGATCCCAATGATTTCGAAGGTATCACCAAAGACACTTTGCAAAATGTGTATCACATTAAAGACATTCAGAAAAAAAACGGACAGAGAGGAATGAATCGGTACATCATTTCTAATTCTGATCATATCAAGGATGTGCTGAATGTTTTTGCCTTATTCCGGTTTTGCGGTTACCGGGAAGAGGAAATCAATATGGATATAGTGCCGCTTTTTGAGACCATGGAAGGTTTGGATGCCGGTGAACAGGTGATGAAACAGTTATATGAACTTCCGGTGTATAAAAAACATCTGGAAAGACGTGGAAATGCACAAACCATCATGCTTGGTTTTTCTGATGGGACCAAAGACGGCGGTTATCTGAAAGCCAACTGGGAGATTTATGAAACCAAAGAACAGCTCACCAAAATTTCTGACCGGTACGGGATTAAAGTAATTTTCTTCGACGGCAGAGGCGGCCCGCCCGCGAGAGGTGGTGGAAAAACCCACGACTTTTACGCCTCTCAGGGGAAAACAATTGCCAATCATCAGATTGAGTTAACCGTTCAGGGACAGACAATCACCAGTGTTTTCGGAAATAAAGATCAGGCGAAATATAATTTTGAACAGTTGTTAACCGCCGGTATAGAAAACGATGTCTTTAAAAATGCCAAAAAAGATTTATCGGAAAAAGAGAGAACGCTTCTCGAAGAACTGGCAGAAATCAGTTATAAAAAATATTCGGATTTAAAAGCGCATCCGCGGTTTGTTTCTTATCTGCAGGAAATGAGTACGCTGGAATATTATGGCAGAACGAATATTGGAAGCCGCCCTACGAAAAGAGGAGCGGGTGGTGAACTGAAATTTGAAGATCTTCGGGCGATTCCTTTTGTGGGTTCCTGGAGTCAGCTGAAACAAAATGTTCCCGGATTTTTCGGGTTTGGATTTGCAATGCAGGAATTAAAAAATCAAGGCCGGTTTGATGAAGTCAAGAGTTTGTATAAAGGTTCTGATTTCTTTAAAACATTGGTTTTGAATTCGATGATGAGCATGAATAAATCTTATTTCCCCTTAACCTCTTACATGAGGAAAAACGAAAAGTTCGGGGAATTCTGGACCATTCTTTTTGATGAATATAACCTGTCAAAATCTTTGATGCTCGAACTGACCGGTTTTCAGGAATTAATGGAAGAAGAGCCGCTTTCTCAAATGTCGGTAAAAATCCGGGAAAAAATTGTACTTCCGCTTTTGAGCATTCAGCAATATGCTTTAATTAAAATTCAGAAAGAAGAAGGCAACCGAGATGCTTATGAAAAACTCGTGATGCGGTCGCTTTTTGGGAATATCAATGCCAGCAGGAATTCGGCGTAA
- a CDS encoding S8 family peptidase: MRKLISFFILLFFVLTHAQTQLVFVIFKDKPNKAAFYANPLTELTQKSLDRRTKYGIALNDQDAPIEPTYIQNITNLGFTVKDYSKWMNGVAVNATAAQIADLQTEPYVLSVEQFIKHPNGGKAQTKKVNKFDEFNNSLGKTTFNYGLGLSQINQVNLRPLHIAGFTGTGVTIAVIDTGFPTVNTGSVYARMRDNGQIKGGYNFVNKSSDIYNASLNNHGSYCLGVIAGYVENSFVGTAPDADFYLYATEDANNEIPEEQLYWTEAAEEADRKGVDLITTSLGYYDFDDPRYNLLYSDMNGTTSFIARTAQIATEKGIFVLAAAGNEAQKPWKYIITPADNEKVFTIGAVTSTGGSSSFSSFGPNALGQIKPDASARGTSTYMGYNNSVTTSNGTSFATPLAAGGVACLIEALPNKKVDEISNLLRQNSSLYPGSDAQKGYGILDFGKTWNNAALAVVENGRKSNLEIYPNPVAKSFTIKTEEKIISVELYDTLGRKIQTLKNEKTNTVEHLASGVYFLKVQTETNEYIKKIIKK, translated from the coding sequence ATGAGAAAACTGATATCCTTTTTTATTCTTTTATTCTTTGTTTTGACGCACGCGCAGACGCAGCTTGTTTTTGTAATCTTTAAAGACAAACCGAATAAAGCGGCCTTTTATGCAAATCCGCTTACCGAATTAACTCAGAAATCGCTCGACAGAAGAACGAAATACGGAATCGCGCTGAATGACCAGGATGCTCCGATTGAGCCCACCTATATTCAGAATATTACAAATCTGGGGTTTACGGTAAAAGACTATTCCAAATGGATGAACGGTGTGGCCGTGAATGCAACCGCCGCGCAGATTGCGGACCTGCAAACCGAACCGTATGTGCTTTCGGTAGAGCAATTTATCAAACATCCGAACGGCGGAAAAGCACAAACAAAAAAAGTTAATAAATTCGATGAGTTTAATAATTCTTTAGGAAAAACCACTTTTAACTATGGATTAGGCTTATCACAGATCAATCAGGTGAATCTCCGTCCGCTGCATATCGCAGGTTTTACGGGAACTGGAGTTACGATTGCAGTGATTGACACCGGATTCCCGACCGTAAATACGGGTTCCGTTTATGCCAGAATGAGAGATAACGGCCAGATTAAAGGTGGCTACAACTTCGTCAATAAAAGCAGTGACATTTATAATGCTTCACTCAATAATCACGGTTCCTACTGTCTGGGAGTGATTGCGGGCTACGTTGAAAACAGTTTTGTAGGCACTGCACCGGATGCCGATTTCTATTTATATGCAACTGAAGATGCTAACAATGAAATTCCCGAAGAACAGCTTTACTGGACTGAAGCAGCAGAAGAAGCGGACCGGAAAGGAGTGGATTTAATTACCACATCACTGGGCTACTACGATTTCGATGATCCCCGTTATAATTTATTGTATTCGGATATGAACGGAACCACTTCATTCATCGCAAGAACAGCACAAATCGCCACCGAGAAAGGAATTTTTGTTCTGGCCGCTGCCGGAAACGAAGCCCAGAAACCTTGGAAATACATCATCACTCCAGCAGATAATGAAAAAGTATTTACGATTGGAGCCGTGACTTCTACGGGAGGAAGTTCTTCTTTTTCTTCTTTTGGCCCGAATGCTTTAGGACAAATAAAACCGGACGCCAGCGCAAGGGGAACTTCCACCTACATGGGTTATAATAATTCTGTCACCACAAGCAACGGAACTTCATTTGCCACCCCATTAGCTGCGGGCGGCGTTGCCTGCCTGATAGAAGCGTTGCCAAATAAAAAGGTCGATGAAATAAGCAATCTTCTCCGTCAAAATTCATCTCTTTATCCGGGCAGCGATGCTCAGAAAGGATATGGAATTTTGGACTTTGGAAAAACATGGAATAATGCAGCTTTAGCAGTGGTAGAAAACGGAAGAAAATCAAACCTGGAAATTTATCCAAATCCAGTTGCTAAATCTTTTACCATTAAAACTGAGGAAAAAATTATTTCAGTAGAGCTTTATGATACTTTAGGCAGAAAAATTCAGACATTGAAAAATGAGAAAACGAATACTGTCGAGCATTTAGCCAGCGGAGTGTACTTCCTGAAAGTACAGACAGAAACAAACGAATATATCAAGAAAATTATTAAGAAATAA
- a CDS encoding DegT/DnrJ/EryC1/StrS family aminotransferase: MKKIQMVDLQSQYYKIKSDVDNAILNVLNTAAFINGPEVKSFQSELETYLDVKHVIPCANGTDALQIALMALNLQEGDEVITADFTFAATVEVIHLLKLKAVLVDVDYDTFTMDSEKLKAAITSKTKAVIPVHLFGQCSNMEEILKIAKEHHLAVIEDNAQAIGSEFTFSDGTVKKSGTMGIMGTTSFFPSKNLGCYGDGGAIFTNDDELAHKLRGIVNHGMYERYYHDEVGVNSRLDSIQATVLRKKLTLLDNYNEARKKAADYYDEAFAGNENILTPKRAENSTHVFHQYTLRILNGKRNELQQFLAEREVPAMIYYPVALRKQKAYFQESNDADFVNTDQLLEQVISLPMHTELEEEQLKYITDAVLEFMK, translated from the coding sequence ATGAAAAAGATTCAGATGGTTGACCTGCAAAGTCAATATTATAAGATAAAATCAGATGTAGATAATGCAATTCTCAATGTTTTAAATACCGCAGCATTTATTAATGGACCTGAAGTGAAATCTTTCCAGTCCGAATTAGAAACTTATCTTGATGTAAAACACGTGATTCCGTGTGCGAACGGAACTGATGCTTTGCAGATCGCTTTGATGGCGCTTAATTTACAGGAAGGCGATGAGGTGATTACTGCGGATTTCACTTTTGCGGCGACCGTGGAAGTAATTCATCTGCTGAAGTTAAAAGCGGTTTTAGTCGATGTAGATTACGATACTTTCACCATGGATTCTGAAAAATTGAAAGCAGCAATTACATCCAAAACGAAAGCGGTTATTCCGGTTCATTTGTTTGGACAGTGTTCCAATATGGAAGAGATTTTAAAGATTGCCAAAGAACACCATCTTGCTGTAATTGAGGATAACGCACAGGCCATCGGTTCTGAGTTTACCTTTTCAGATGGAACGGTGAAGAAATCAGGAACCATGGGAATTATGGGGACAACTTCTTTCTTTCCTTCCAAAAACTTAGGTTGTTATGGCGACGGCGGCGCGATTTTCACCAATGATGATGAACTCGCACACAAACTCCGAGGAATCGTGAATCATGGAATGTACGAAAGATATTACCATGATGAAGTGGGTGTGAATTCCCGTTTGGACAGTATTCAGGCGACGGTTTTAAGAAAAAAACTCACTTTACTGGATAATTATAACGAGGCCCGCAAAAAGGCTGCTGATTATTATGACGAAGCTTTTGCCGGAAACGAAAATATTTTAACACCGAAAAGAGCAGAAAATTCTACCCACGTTTTTCACCAGTATACGTTAAGAATTCTGAACGGAAAAAGAAATGAACTGCAGCAATTTTTAGCAGAAAGAGAAGTTCCGGCAATGATTTACTATCCGGTAGCTTTAAGAAAACAAAAAGCCTATTTTCAGGAAAGTAATGATGCGGATTTTGTGAATACCGATCAACTGCTCGAGCAAGTGATTTCTTTGCCAATGCATACCGAACTGGAAGAAGAGCAGTTGAAATATATTACAGATGCGGTGCTGGAATTTATGAAATAA
- the galE gene encoding UDP-glucose 4-epimerase GalE, with protein sequence MTILVTGGLGYIGSHTVVELLQNNFQVIIVDDLSNSEKFILDNIEKVAGKRPVFFPFDLKRKELLSQVFDAYEIDGCINFAAFKAVGESQEKPLDYYENNLFSLINILQEFKKRNISNFIFSSSCTVYGQADEQPIDENTPLKMPESSYGKTKQMGEEILKDFATAYQKKVSLLRYFNPIGSHPSAMLGELPIGIPNNLVPYVTQTASGIREKLSIWGNDYDTEDGTAVRDYIYVVDLAKAHVKALQKLMAETEETVIDIYNLGTGKGSSVLEVVEAFETANDVKVPYQICERRAGDITIAYANADKAERELGWKADTSLEEALRTTWQWQNYLVTREL encoded by the coding sequence ATGACCATACTCGTAACAGGCGGACTAGGCTACATCGGCTCACACACCGTTGTAGAACTTTTACAAAATAATTTTCAAGTCATTATTGTCGATGATTTGTCGAATTCAGAAAAGTTCATTCTCGATAATATTGAGAAGGTTGCCGGAAAAAGACCCGTTTTCTTTCCGTTCGACCTTAAAAGAAAAGAATTGCTTTCTCAGGTTTTCGATGCTTACGAAATTGATGGCTGTATTAATTTTGCTGCGTTTAAAGCAGTAGGAGAGAGCCAGGAAAAACCGCTGGATTATTATGAAAACAATCTGTTTTCTTTAATAAATATCCTTCAGGAATTTAAAAAAAGAAATATTTCCAACTTTATTTTCAGTTCTTCCTGTACAGTTTACGGACAGGCCGACGAACAGCCGATTGACGAGAATACGCCGCTCAAAATGCCGGAATCATCTTATGGAAAGACCAAACAAATGGGCGAGGAAATTCTGAAAGATTTCGCAACGGCTTACCAAAAAAAGGTTTCTCTGCTTCGGTATTTTAATCCGATCGGTTCTCATCCCTCTGCAATGTTAGGAGAATTGCCGATTGGTATTCCCAATAATTTAGTTCCTTATGTCACACAAACTGCGTCGGGAATTCGTGAGAAATTATCAATCTGGGGAAATGATTATGATACAGAAGACGGAACGGCGGTTCGGGATTATATTTATGTGGTCGATCTCGCAAAGGCGCACGTGAAAGCTTTGCAGAAATTAATGGCAGAAACTGAAGAAACCGTAATCGATATTTACAATTTAGGTACAGGAAAAGGATCTTCAGTTTTAGAAGTCGTGGAAGCTTTTGAAACAGCGAACGATGTGAAAGTTCCTTATCAGATTTGTGAAAGAAGAGCGGGTGATATTACGATTGCTTATGCCAACGCTGATAAAGCTGAAAGAGAACTCGGCTGGAAGGCTGATACTTCTTTAGAAGAAGCATTGCGCACGACCTGGCAATGGCAGAATTATCTTGTGACCAGAGAATTATAA
- a CDS encoding TonB-dependent receptor, whose translation MTNKIEISSIIKKRTLGLSFVLGAASLAFAQQKVNVSGKIVDQQNNAVPYASVTFSNKANKLFSDAALTDEKGAYQLQLSPGNYDISIEAIDFKKSMLNKQISAAGNLGNFTVISESSSTNGKTQDIEGVTITAASTKAYRVELDKKVYDPSTDIISKGGNLQDVLTNVPSVSVDTDGTVSMRGNSNVKFLINGKPSALLGIDSGANALQSIPADQIERIEVITNPSSKFEASGTAGILNIILKKSKGMGFNGSVVGSLGYLPTTSLNTNLSWKKGDWTWFLNGGGGYRKGEGKSDSDTRFFDPLTLATTRYFEQNSRNKSESNNYNATAGFNVDLTEKTSFNLSGMIRNFSSDSDNKVDNINYDAARVLNSYSQTKALGNSSNLSLQGDVGLDHKFNGNGHNIALSLSLQRSNNKSTEDSKEYNQSVFGYGTLGNNNTVNKSVIGKVDYELPLGEKSKLEAGYRIDRNTNDYDFLNSETDLNLKFGIVDAYSGNTVYDETINAGYAQFKSKFDKLGYQLGLRAENSNINIEYQSLSGNTSNKKKDYTGFFPSVFLSYDLGGDRNDQLLLNYSRRINRPRSWFLIPYPTSLANRQNLFRGNEDLNPSYVDSFELGYAVQKKKFTINPTLYYRKTTDDVKFVLLSQSIGSDVLVTSPYNVGNQANYGLDLNLTADLFPWYKIMASADLYGYKSEGSYFDPSRMQTPLSFEGSGFSTRLRLTNSFKIDKTLNMQLQGFYRGGEKTASSTSKDMYVLNFGANKTIWKNNGTIAFNIQDILGTRGRNTTSLGPGYERDSYMRWSPRTFNISLTYRFKQGEKIDAPKKKKDINANSQGADDQGPPM comes from the coding sequence ATGACGAACAAAATTGAGATTTCATCAATTATCAAAAAACGAACATTAGGACTGTCGTTCGTTTTGGGTGCAGCGAGTTTGGCGTTTGCACAGCAGAAAGTAAATGTAAGCGGAAAAATTGTTGACCAACAAAACAACGCCGTTCCTTACGCTTCGGTAACCTTCAGCAACAAAGCCAACAAACTTTTCAGTGACGCAGCGTTAACCGATGAAAAAGGAGCTTATCAACTTCAGTTGTCTCCCGGAAACTACGACATCAGCATAGAAGCAATTGACTTTAAAAAAAGCATGTTGAATAAGCAAATTTCTGCTGCCGGTAATCTTGGAAATTTCACCGTTATATCTGAAAGCTCTTCAACCAATGGGAAAACCCAGGATATTGAAGGAGTAACTATTACCGCAGCTTCTACGAAAGCTTACCGGGTAGAACTCGACAAAAAAGTATATGACCCGTCTACAGACATCATCAGTAAAGGAGGAAATTTACAGGATGTTTTAACCAACGTTCCTTCCGTAAGCGTAGATACCGACGGTACCGTTTCTATGCGCGGAAACTCTAACGTAAAATTCCTTATCAACGGAAAACCATCTGCTTTACTTGGAATCGACAGCGGCGCGAATGCACTGCAATCTATTCCGGCAGATCAAATCGAAAGAATTGAAGTCATTACCAACCCTTCTTCAAAATTTGAAGCGAGCGGAACTGCAGGTATTTTAAATATCATTTTAAAGAAATCCAAAGGGATGGGCTTCAACGGAAGTGTGGTCGGAAGTTTAGGTTATTTACCAACGACCAGTTTAAATACCAACCTCAGCTGGAAAAAAGGCGACTGGACCTGGTTCCTTAATGGTGGCGGCGGTTACCGGAAAGGAGAAGGTAAAAGCGATAGCGACACCCGGTTCTTTGACCCTCTTACCCTGGCAACGACAAGATATTTTGAACAGAATTCCCGTAACAAAAGCGAAAGCAATAATTACAATGCGACTGCAGGTTTTAATGTTGATTTAACAGAAAAAACGTCATTCAATCTGTCGGGAATGATTCGTAATTTCTCCAGCGACAGCGATAATAAAGTTGATAACATCAATTATGATGCGGCAAGAGTTTTAAACAGCTATTCGCAAACCAAGGCTCTGGGAAACAGTTCGAACCTTTCTTTGCAGGGAGATGTTGGCTTGGATCATAAATTTAATGGCAACGGACATAATATTGCTCTTTCCTTAAGTTTACAAAGAAGCAATAATAAATCCACCGAAGATTCCAAAGAATATAATCAGTCGGTTTTTGGATACGGAACTTTAGGAAATAACAATACGGTTAATAAATCAGTAATCGGTAAAGTGGATTACGAATTGCCACTTGGTGAAAAATCAAAATTAGAGGCAGGTTATAGAATTGACCGGAATACGAATGATTATGATTTCCTTAATAGCGAAACCGATCTCAATTTAAAATTCGGAATTGTAGATGCATATAGTGGCAACACGGTTTATGATGAAACAATCAATGCTGGTTATGCTCAGTTCAAAAGTAAATTTGATAAGTTAGGTTACCAGTTAGGTTTAAGAGCGGAAAATTCAAACATCAATATTGAATATCAAAGTTTAAGCGGAAATACGTCTAACAAAAAGAAAGATTATACCGGCTTTTTCCCGAGCGTATTTTTGAGTTACGATTTAGGAGGAGACCGCAATGATCAGTTGCTTTTAAATTACTCCAGAAGAATCAACAGACCGCGTTCCTGGTTTTTGATTCCTTACCCAACATCTTTGGCAAACCGCCAGAATTTATTCCGTGGTAATGAAGACTTAAATCCGTCATACGTAGACTCTTTTGAATTGGGTTATGCGGTTCAGAAGAAAAAATTCACCATCAATCCAACTTTGTATTACAGAAAAACAACGGATGATGTGAAATTTGTTTTGCTAAGTCAATCTATTGGTTCTGATGTTTTGGTGACAAGCCCTTACAATGTAGGCAATCAGGCGAACTATGGTTTAGATTTAAATTTAACTGCCGATCTTTTCCCTTGGTATAAAATTATGGCAAGTGCTGATCTTTACGGATACAAATCAGAAGGTTCCTATTTCGACCCATCGAGAATGCAGACTCCTCTTTCTTTTGAGGGCTCAGGTTTCTCTACAAGACTCAGATTAACCAACAGTTTCAAAATCGATAAAACACTGAATATGCAGCTGCAAGGTTTCTACCGGGGTGGAGAAAAAACCGCTTCCAGCACAAGTAAAGACATGTATGTTTTAAACTTCGGTGCCAACAAAACCATCTGGAAAAACAATGGAACAATCGCGTTTAACATTCAGGATATCTTAGGAACCCGAGGTAGAAACACCACCAGTTTGGGTCCTGGATACGAACGAGATTCTTATATGCGCTGGAGTCCGAGAACGTTCAATATCTCTTTGACTTACCGATTCAAACAAGGTGAAAAAATTGACGCTCCTAAAAAGAAAAAAGACATCAATGCCAACAGTCAAGGTGCTGATGACCAAGGTCCACCAATGTAA
- the mltG gene encoding endolytic transglycosylase MltG yields the protein MKKSKGIISVIIFIIFLIAGYFGIQYYKKFYGNNVSKEGYVLIPHSANFNSILDSIAPYLKNKEQFEEVAKTKGMNRFFQAGRYRIKSGANNTDLVNMIKAGNQTENTFRIGDFYTVYQMIGKVAKKTELDSLRFADDLNKIAVQKGFNNAEDLKKYFFIDSYNFFWTVTPEEFFKKFEKDYNRFWTAERKAKEQKSGLSRNQIYALASLVYKETGGKPDEMKTVAGLYLNRYHKGMKLQSDPTVIYAVSKANNFQGETLKRVFYKHLREPSPYNTYFSAGIPPGPICMVDKNSVDAVLNAGHNDFIYMCADPDRFGFHKFTASAAEHAVNAKKYQDWLNAKNIQ from the coding sequence ATGAAAAAAAGCAAGGGAATAATTTCCGTCATCATATTCATCATTTTCTTAATTGCTGGCTATTTCGGTATTCAGTATTATAAGAAATTTTACGGAAATAATGTAAGCAAAGAAGGCTATGTTTTGATTCCTCATTCGGCCAATTTCAACTCTATTTTAGATTCCATTGCCCCTTATTTGAAAAACAAAGAACAGTTTGAAGAAGTTGCCAAAACCAAAGGCATGAACCGTTTTTTCCAGGCCGGGCGGTACCGGATAAAATCCGGCGCCAATAACACTGATTTGGTCAATATGATTAAAGCCGGCAACCAAACCGAAAATACCTTCCGGATCGGAGATTTTTATACGGTCTATCAAATGATCGGAAAAGTCGCAAAAAAGACAGAACTCGATTCTTTACGGTTTGCAGATGATTTAAATAAAATTGCGGTCCAAAAAGGATTTAATAATGCCGAAGATTTAAAAAAATATTTCTTCATCGACTCCTATAACTTTTTCTGGACGGTAACACCCGAAGAATTCTTTAAAAAATTCGAAAAAGATTACAACCGTTTTTGGACTGCCGAAAGAAAAGCGAAAGAACAGAAATCAGGATTAAGCCGTAATCAAATTTACGCATTGGCTTCTTTAGTGTATAAAGAAACCGGCGGCAAACCGGACGAAATGAAAACCGTGGCCGGTTTGTACCTGAACAGATACCACAAAGGCATGAAATTACAGAGCGATCCTACCGTAATTTACGCCGTAAGTAAAGCCAATAATTTTCAGGGCGAAACACTAAAAAGAGTTTTCTACAAACATTTGCGGGAACCCTCTCCTTATAACACTTATTTCTCGGCAGGAATCCCTCCTGGACCGATTTGTATGGTCGATAAAAATTCCGTGGATGCGGTTTTAAATGCCGGGCACAATGATTTTATTTATATGTGTGCAGATCCAGACCGGTTCGGCTTTCATAAATTTACAGCAAGCGCAGCCGAGCACGCCGTGAATGCGAAAAAATACCAAGACTGGCTGAATGCTAAAAACATTCAATAA
- the dapF gene encoding diaminopimelate epimerase — MQNTIEFYKYQGTGNDFVMIDNRDLQFPKEKEIIEKLCDRRFGIGGDGLILLENDEKADFKMVYYNSDGNESTMCGNGGRCLVAFAHFLDVFEDFTTFSAIDGLHEAEINSGIIKLKMIDVDAIKNIDGNFELNTGSPHFVTFVEKLKNYKVFENGNKIRNSASYCQEGINVNFVEEISEDEIFIRTYERGVEDETFSCGTGATAAALVFLQGKNKPSVKVKVLGGNLKVYAEQAGSSFKNIWLEGPAKQVFKGKINL, encoded by the coding sequence ATGCAAAATACCATTGAATTTTATAAATATCAGGGAACAGGCAACGATTTCGTAATGATCGACAATCGCGATTTACAGTTTCCTAAAGAGAAAGAAATCATCGAAAAGCTCTGCGACCGCCGATTTGGCATCGGTGGCGACGGACTGATTTTGTTGGAAAATGATGAAAAAGCCGATTTCAAAATGGTCTATTATAATTCCGACGGAAACGAAAGCACGATGTGCGGAAATGGCGGAAGATGTCTTGTTGCTTTTGCTCATTTTCTGGATGTTTTTGAGGATTTCACCACCTTCAGCGCCATTGACGGTTTACATGAAGCCGAAATCAACAGCGGCATCATTAAACTTAAAATGATCGACGTGGATGCCATAAAAAATATCGACGGAAATTTCGAGTTGAATACGGGTTCTCCGCATTTTGTAACGTTTGTTGAAAAGTTAAAGAATTATAAAGTTTTCGAAAATGGTAACAAAATCAGAAATTCTGCGTCTTATTGTCAGGAAGGAATCAATGTGAACTTCGTGGAAGAAATTTCTGAGGACGAAATTTTCATAAGAACCTATGAAAGAGGTGTCGAAGACGAGACCTTCAGCTGCGGAACAGGAGCAACAGCGGCGGCACTTGTTTTTCTGCAGGGTAAAAACAAACCTTCCGTAAAAGTGAAAGTATTGGGTGGAAACCTGAAAGTTTATGCAGAGCAGGCTGGATCATCTTTCAAAAACATTTGGTTAGAAGGACCCGCAAAACAGGTTTTCAAAGGAAAAATAAATTTATAA